In Taeniopygia guttata chromosome 6, bTaeGut7.mat, whole genome shotgun sequence, the genomic stretch ATTTAGTTCATTTTGTCCGCTTATGGCAGAAAGTCTGATGTAATCTCAGAATTACGAGTGTCATGCGCTTAAGTCAACTATGACATGTTTATAAATCAATGTAGTTCCCTTAAAACTTGAAGCAAAGAGAAAATCTCGTTTATCGATGGAGACATGTATGAAAGATCTTGGTGCCTGCACGTTTAATTCTTGAAACTTCACAAATTTTGCCTTTTCCGCATCCCAATAATAGACTTGAGTGAAAGAATAATCACTTCCAAGAATGGCATATTGATAATTATTTATCTGAAGTGGTTGGAATACCATTGACCCTCGGGATGGCATCCTTTGTAAATCCAGAAATGCTGAACCACCCCATTTCATTACTTTAGAGTCCCCAATAAATCTTGTTAAGCAAATGTATACATCCTCTTTCACCTTGAAATGCTTCACTGCATATGCATCTTCCATATCTTGAATATCAAACCGTTTAACAAATTCATTTGTTCCTTTGTTCCATTGATATATTACAGGTCTTTGTGAACTACTTGACAGAATTAAATGTGGTTTGCCAGATATTTCAAGATACTCCACATCAGTATCTCTGTACCAGGCATGCAGAGACTGATGGGAATAAAATCCATTCCCATTCCACTTGTAAACCGTGGTGAAACCAGCCTTTGAACTGTCTGCAACAACAAAATACCAGTCTTCAGCAATCCTGAAAGTTTCAATGTCATTGGGTTTTCGGATTTTAAGGATTTCAATATCTTGAATTTTTATAAACTTATTAGCAAAAATATCTCTTTTATATATGTGGGAGCCTCCAAACAGCTGTGCGACAATGACATACAGCTGACTCTCAATAACTATAGGTTTACACACAACAGTTGAAGTAcctataaaaagaaaagtaagaaaCAGGATTAGTACCATTTTTTGGATAATTTTTTGCAATGTTATTTGTCAAGCAGTGTTCATACCTGTAATGTTGTCATAATTCCTGAACATCACTTCCACATGGTCCCATTCAAGAAAGATGCATTTTCCAGTAAAAGGCTGAGCAATAACCACATGTTCATCATTCATATATGAGAAGGTATCTACTGACAGAGATTGGTATGGCAGGGACTGATAAACTTCGAATTCTGCAAATTACACACAACAGATTATAATTACAGAGATACTTGACATACTGTACTGAAAAAAACATCTGTTTATCAGATACCAATTTATTACAAATTACAGTATTTCATCACTAGTCAAATTTTTCTGTTGATAAAGGAGTACTGCAATTTGATTTTCAATCTTCCTCAATAAAAAAGGTACTGTTTTATGTTCCAGTTTTCCAAAGCATTATGTAACATCCTAAGTTTGAGTAGATACTGAAATATAGGACCCTGCTCCCAACTGATTTCCATGTCACACTTAGACCAGCAGAGTTCATACTGATTTTAGTAGAAATTCCATCCAGAATGGAGTGTTCCTGCAAAAATGGGTTCTAGAATGAAAAACTACAGCTTTGACTTTAACAAGATTAAATAATTTGAGACACATTACCTGTAATAATGCAATCAAACTCTTTTGGAGAGAGGCTATTGATTTTGCGCTTCTTATATTCTGGTGGGCTTTCACAGTAAATGTCTTCAACAGTTGCATTGGTGCTGCCCAGCCACTCCACTAACCACTTCAGTTTGCAGTCACAATTAAATGCATTGCCTCTAAGATCTCTACAACAAATAAATCATGCACTGAAAATAAGCAGTCAGCTAAAGTATTTATCTTTGATAACAACAAAACAGGCTCTTGTTAAATACGTGCCCTCTTGCTTCTTCTTCCTTGAGGCCTTCCCGGCTTAATTTGTCCTGACCCATGGTTAAATCTACATACCAGAACCCACACAGATTTAATTATATTAAGGTAATCAAGGAGACCTTAACTTGGTGATCAGTCAGAAATTTTTATCGATTTCCCCAAGTTTACAGGTACACAAAAGCCTCCCAAACTAATGACCCCTGTTTCCTTTGGATTACCCTTTCTCAGTAGAAGCATTCTAGACAACAAAATAGGAATTAATGTAACCTGATGCTCAGCCAGTCAGTATTCACTATCTCCTTTAGATACACTCACTTAGGGCTTCAGGAGAGACAAGCAAAGGAGCCCTGTTTAAGGCTTTACAGCTGTCTTCAGTCAGATTTCTGATCCTATGTACAGGAACAGCAAGCACCAGGACCAGACTGTGTAACCACCTGGCCACGATCAGCCTTGCCAAGTAATGCTCCAGATATGCTGCCCATGGCCACATCTCActactgcagctctgctctagCGATTCAGCATACCCTGTTAATACTGGGAGCAGGCAAAGGATTTCCTGAGCTTATCATCCCCGATCAGATGGAACAGGATTTTGTATATTGTAAACAGGATCTATTCACTAAAGCAATTATAAGATTTATCTGTTTATctagattttgtattttttactgatatatttatatatatatttatatttaaacaaGCTGATGTTTTGATCTGGTTGCAATTAGATTTAGTATGGGATACTTACTTAGACACATGCTTTATTGATAAAAGTTAGCTTTCCCAGGAATTGATTGCACATTAAAATATTACTCCATTAAATACCTTCCACCTTCCCTGCATGCCTTGCTCTCTCATGCATCCCTAAGGATCCTCCCTTCTTATTCACAAAATCTTAATGAACATGCAGCTTTATTACATAACTACTAACAATATTACTTATCTTCATAAGTAATATTCAAAACCATCACAAATTCTCAACAacagcagacaaaaaaaaccaagcctACTCATACTGTGTAGTCTCTACCCAGTAACAAGATCCATTACTGGTTACTGGTTTGAATGGTTACTCAGAATGTCCTCTAAAATAATCTCCTTATACTTCTATTGTAATTAAAAGATTAATTAATTGATTTCTTACACATTTGTTAAAGAATCCAAGCCTTTAAATATGTCTTTTGGAAGTGACTGCAGATTATTATTTGCAAGACTCctgtaaaagaaaacacttcaaTATTAGTGCTAGTTGTTCATGAAACTACACATTTTTGCAAATAGAAATATactgtgtggggttttttacttACGGGAAAGAACACTGGTATTCTCCAGCACTTAGTTctaaaatattgcttttaaGAATAGCTCATTTACTTTGTGACTTTTCCTTCCACTAAAATGCCATGCCTCCTTCTGTTTTCTCACTCTTCAGCAGCCTTGCAGCATTTGCAATACTTCACTTAGCAGAGTAAAAAGTGCTATCACCTTTGATGTTTTGCCAACACCATTTAAcgttttaaaataattagtcATGATTGGATCTATTGATGTTTTCCCTATGAGATCCTAATACATGGTGCTCATATCACTGCAATTTCCCCACTTTCTTGTACctcttctggaaagaaaatcttACTGATATGGGCTGATGGGCTTAGGCTTAGTTCACAGTTTTTGAAAATATGCAGTAATAGGCAATAAATTGCTGATCGGTGTGAACTGCTTTCCTGGCATGCgcatgtgtgtgtataaaaGTGTATTAGACCAgcaaaaaaatgttattaattccCAGTTTTCGATGTTGGGAAAACTTGTTTAAATTCAGTGAGTATTCCAGCTATCAAGAGTGACAAGGAAATGTGAGCAGGCTTTGAACAAACAGTATATTACATTTCAGTCTGACTGTCTCTGTGAGTCTGCCAAAGGTCTCAGATGTCACAGAGGGcatgacagaaaaataataatgttttaGGGTATAGTCTATGCCTCTTCCAGTTAACAGAATTATTTATTACTTATGAGAAGAAACAAAAACGGAAAGAAATCATTCTTTATTAAGATCCCAGTTAGAATCTGTAGCTAGTAAGATTTAGAACCTCTTCTGTTTTACCTTGTAAACATAAGTGTTATTTATCAACCACAATTTCTCTAGCCAAGCAAAGACTTAGGCACATACTTAAGTACAAGAACAAGCCCACATGTACTAGGTCTGCTGCCTCATTTCAAAATAAGTGTTTGATCAGTAATAGTAAATATGGGATGCTTCTATTAGTCCATTCTGACTTCACCACTTTCAAAGTATTTCTGATTGTAACACTGTATGTGAATGTATCTTGTGCTTCACTTATGTGCAATTTTATGCTCCAGAGCGTCAGATAACTCACATGGAGAAAGCTGAGTGGATTTGCAAGCTGACACAAGTTTAATGTCCTATGTTGTTTTTATATGTTATTATACAACAAACTAAAGGAGAGGGTGTACTTGGAAGTAAGAGTTGTTCACCACTGCCATGGGTACATGACTGACAGAATTTAAGCAAGGCTCATGCATTTACCAATTTTTGAATCAAAAGTATGTATTTTACAGTCCACTGTTAAAAAGCATACTTACATATTAGAAAACACTGTCTTGCCTAGATGGTGCTGTGCGTGGTATTTGGATTATAATAAGAGAGTAAAGGTTGGCTCAAACATGCAGTTAAATTAATGATGACAGTTCTGAGAGAAATGCAATCAGAATTATGTATTGTGCATAGAAATTATCCAGTGCTAACTGTAAGATTCGGACATCAAATTAGTAAATTAGTAAAAAAATgcaatcttttaaaaatttttctgttGTTAAATTTACTATgaccagaaaataaattcttttgcACAATAATAAATTCTAGATGGCTGTCTTTTACAATAAGGACACACTGTTATTATTGAAGTTAATTGCATTATAGAAGTAAAAATGTTTGGATAGCTTACTGCATTCCAGAATTTATGTTGCGAAAAGGAAGTAAATAGAATAAATAGAACAAAGTTCATCTTGTCTAACTTCAGAGAACTTATTTGCATGCTCATTTActattactatttttaatatattttatgtacACAAGGACTCTCATTTCTTAAATGAAAAGTGCCTCAGAGCACCAAATGATAATTCTTTATGTGTATATGGAATTTGCCCCAAAAGATGGGGAGTGGTTCTTCAAGCAGATTAAGCTAGTGGTGCCTTTGCAGTTATTCTCCACAAATTTCTCATTGTCTTTGTGAATTGTGCTCCATGGACAATAGCAGCATGATGCACAAATCTACGTCCCAAAAATGTGCATGCAAGTGGCAGTTGCTCCTCAAATGTGGATCTGTCTTTTGCATATGTTTTCTCTTGTGAATCTCCTGAAGCGTCCCCAGAAACCAATGCAACAGCAGGACAAGACGTTAGCCGTGGACTATATGCTCTGTGGAGAAGAATCTGTGCCTTCCTCTGTTTTAGAAAAGCAATTTGTTCACTGGCAGTAGCAGCtaataaataagtaaatgaATATGATAAATAATGTACTGGACCCATTTGTGAATATACAGTTATTCATGTgcataaatattttgaagataGGGTCCAAGTTACCAGTCTTATCCAGCTACCTTTTTTTCCTAACAGCATAATTCTGCCTGTACCTCTAATATGGATGTTATGGGATGTGCACAGCCTTTTTATGTAcctctttccctctcctttcttgTACCTCTTCCTCAGACCTAAAGCCGTTCCATAAGTAACTTTATCTACATGAGTAGTCACAGTAGGCTTGGTTCCAGCCAGCTGTAAATCTTGCCCTGACCAAAAGGGTAAGCATAAAGTGTTTTATGGTACATTTACTAGGTGGTGAAGATGTGGTGAATTGCAATTCAACTATTACATTTATGCATTAACTGTTTAAAATTGAATCTCTGCTTTCTCTCCTCTGTCaaaatatatgaaagaaaaagttaaatgGCCCTGTTTCAAAACCCTCTTAGAGGTTATCATGTTAAGGCCAAAAGGTCAGGATCCCCTCCCCTGCCTATGACACTCACCACGTGATATGCTTCAGAATGCAGATGCTCAGAACTGGGTCAGGCACACTACagacttttctccttttcttattttgtattttttttctgttttcttatagtgtatattttgttttttaaaagtttattcctcattaaattaaattattgctAAAAGATAAACTTGATGTAAGATAAGAGACAAAAGCCTGTATAAAAACTGTCTTCCTAGCTCAGAGACAAGGAAGCTACTCTTGTTTGCAGTGAAATGTTGCAGGTATTTGTTGCCAGTGTATGTCTCACCTACTGAGCACAGTGTGAGAAATGCTCCTGCTGGTGAGGGCATGGGGAGCATTGCCCTACAGCACATTGGCATCCAGAGTGCCTTGGAGCAATTTCCCCTCCCAGCTAATGCAGCAAGGGGCTGCACCACGTCAGAGGGCAAGAGGTGGCCATGTTTCCAAGACAGccaaagagctgagcagcacacaaGGAATGGTAAGCAGATCCCAGTGTCAGTGTATGACGGGTCCTGACTGCGGGATGCTCCTGCTCCCATGCAGGAGAGGACATGGTGCAGAGTAGGGTAGGTGCATAATGGAAGAAGTAGATCAGTAAGTCGTAACAAATATATCTTGTTGCAAGTCTTCTATTAAAAGCGCTCTGGGTGGGAGTTTTCAAGTTTGATTTAATCAAATTCTTCTGTGTACTATTACTGTGTTAAGAGGACACGGGCACAGACAGTGATGGCCTGTCCCAAGAATGTCTGTAATATTCTCCTGACTCCATGTCAGACTGGGGTACCTGGGAAGAAGTGTGGGTCCATTCCTCAGCCTCTCACATTCCTAACCACAGCTCCCACCTTCCTCCTTTCCAAGTCCCAAACTGGGACTCACCTCATCCAGTGCCAAGATTCCCAAATCATACTCCTCCCTGCTCCTACATGCTCAGCTGGAAATCCCCTGTGCTCCAAGCAGAGAAAGTCAGGGAACTACTGCCAAACATGTAGTGCTTGGAAGCTGTTTGTGTCTTTGCCTTCTACACATACCACAGTTTGGAAGTCTTTGTGTGGAAACACAAAGATTAACATTCCAGTCAAATTACTATTAATGCCACTTAAATAACTGTGAACAGTTATATACGAAAATTAAACAACACAGTGGTTCAGTTACTATATTAAATATACAAAGTAATATATTTAATCACTTTACTTACAGGTGAATTAGAGATTTCAGTCCTCTAAAAGTATTTCTTGAAATGGACTTAATGTTGTTGTTCTCTATGAACCTGTAACGGGTTGTAAAGTGATTCTGGTCAAGCAATGCCTGGAAATTGGAAGCCCACCCACTATATTCAATAATGCCAGGAAATACACTTTTGTCCACTCACAAATATTCTAGATGAGGAAGGCCCATGAAAGCATCATCACTAATAACATCAAAAGTGTTGGACGTAAACAACCTgaataaagaaatgcaaaacaaaagaCCATTAGGTTATCAGCAGCTTTAGAAAATGGTTCAGCAAGGCCAAATTCCCACTGCCTGGTTGCATGTTTTTTCTGTGCAAGCACTATAGGACTGTAAGTCTGATAGATTGCACCACAGTGTGGTGCAAAGGGAAGGATCCAACAATTTTCTACTGGGGACATCTGATAAAATTCCTTTGACTTCTGTGGGATGTAAACGTGGGTTTATCATGCCAGTAAAACAATGGGATTGTACAAGTGCCTCTGGAGATATACTAAGACAGAATGAAATCTTCAAGTACTACAGAGGT encodes the following:
- the LGI1 gene encoding leucine-rich glioma-inactivated protein 1 isoform X1, whose amino-acid sequence is MGNASKPFRRIAYFLCLLSVLLLTEGKKPVKPKCPAWCTCTKDNALCENARSIPRSVPPDVISLSFVRSAFTKIPEGSFLLTPSLQLLLFTSNTFDVISDDAFMGLPHLEYLFIENNNIKSISRNTFRGLKSLIHLSLANNNLQSLPKDIFKGLDSLTNVDLRGNAFNCDCKLKWLVEWLGSTNATVEDIYCESPPEYKKRKINSLSPKEFDCIITEFEVYQSLPYQSLSVDTFSYMNDEHVVIAQPFTGKCIFLEWDHVEVMFRNYDNITGTSTVVCKPIVIESQLYVIVAQLFGGSHIYKRDIFANKFIKIQDIEILKIRKPNDIETFRIAEDWYFVVADSSKAGFTTVYKWNGNGFYSHQSLHAWYRDTDVEYLEISGKPHLILSSSSQRPVIYQWNKGTNEFVKRFDIQDMEDAYAVKHFKVKEDVYICLTRFIGDSKVMKWGGSAFLDLQRMPSRGSMVFQPLQINNYQYAILGSDYSFTQVYYWDAEKAKFVKFQELNVQAPRSFIHVSIDKRDFLFASSFKGTTLIYKHVIVDLSA
- the LGI1 gene encoding leucine-rich glioma-inactivated protein 1 isoform X2, with the translated sequence MGLPHLEYLFIENNNIKSISRNTFRGLKSLIHLSLANNNLQSLPKDIFKGLDSLTNVDLRGNAFNCDCKLKWLVEWLGSTNATVEDIYCESPPEYKKRKINSLSPKEFDCIITEFEVYQSLPYQSLSVDTFSYMNDEHVVIAQPFTGKCIFLEWDHVEVMFRNYDNITGTSTVVCKPIVIESQLYVIVAQLFGGSHIYKRDIFANKFIKIQDIEILKIRKPNDIETFRIAEDWYFVVADSSKAGFTTVYKWNGNGFYSHQSLHAWYRDTDVEYLEISGKPHLILSSSSQRPVIYQWNKGTNEFVKRFDIQDMEDAYAVKHFKVKEDVYICLTRFIGDSKVMKWGGSAFLDLQRMPSRGSMVFQPLQINNYQYAILGSDYSFTQVYYWDAEKAKFVKFQELNVQAPRSFIHVSIDKRDFLFASSFKGTTLIYKHVIVDLSA